The Oxobacter pfennigii genome includes the window GCTTAACTGGGTATATATTGCCTATACTGTATTGATTGAGCCAGTGCATTTAAAACTTGCTGCCATAGTTTCGGTCATAAATTTCTTTATCTTTTTCTGGGACGATATAATACAGTGGTATAAAATGAAGAGAATGGTGTATAAGAACAGAAAGAGATTCTTTGACGAAGTCAACAAAGGCAAGGACAGGTGGAGAAGGTAAACAAAAAAATTACTTTTAGAGGTATAAAATATGAATGCTTTTAAAGCCTATGATATAAGAGGAATATACAATGTGGATTTTAACAAGGAAGATGTATATAAAATCGGATTCTTCCTTCCAGGACTTTTAAAGGCCGACAGGGTTTTAATAGGCCAGGACGGAAGGGTATCCTCTAATGAGATATACAATAGTTTAACTGAGGGCATAACGGACAGCGGGGCGGATGTATACTACATAGGTTACTCCACTACACCCATGGTGTATTTTGCAACAGCAAAACATGGTTTCCCAGCTTCTGTTCAGATAACTGCTTCCCACAATCCTAAGGAATACAACGGTCTTAAAGTCTCTACCCGAGGTGCCATACCTGTGGGCTATGAATCAGGCCTTCAGGATTTGGAAAATCTGATTAAGAACAATAAAGTTGAAAGGACAGCAGCAAAGGGCAAAGTTCATAAGCTTGATGTAAAAGAAGAATACATTGAGTTTTTAAAACAATACCTGCCCTCCCTGGATAATATGAAGGTAGGCGTTGACTGTTCCAATGGCATGGCATCCATACTTATAAAAGATATATTGGGACAATCTCCTATATACATTTATGATGAGATGGATTGTACATTTCCAAACCATGAGCCCAATCCCTTAGAAGAGGTAAATACACAAAGCCTTAAAGAGCTGGTTTTAAAAAACAATTGCGACCTAGGAATAATATATGACGGGGATGCTGATAGGGTAGTTTTTGTAGACGAAAAGGGAAGGTTTGTATCACCCGATCTTGTAATAGGTGTCATAGGTCTTTATTATCTTGAAAAGGAAAAGGGAAACGTGCTTCATGATATACGTACCACAAAGGCAGTTTCGGAGTACATTGAGAAATTAGGCGGCACACCGAATATGTGGAAGGTAGGCCATGCTTATGCCAAGGTAAAGCTAAAAGAGATAAAAGGAATATTCGGAGGAGAATTAGCAGGACACTATTATTTCCGCGACTTTTACAATTGTGATTCGGGAATACTGGCAAGCCTTTTAGTTTTAAATGTTGTGTCAAAATTGAAAAAAGAAAATAAAACATTTTCACAGATTATAGACGAAATAAAAACCTACGCCAATTCCGGCGAATTAAACTTCCGGATAGAAAACAAAACCGCTGCCATGGAAAAGCTTAAGGAAGTATTCACATTAAGGGAGAGTCCCCAAGGGGTATATGATTTTGACGGCTACAGAATAGAATTCAAGGATTGGTGGTTTAATGTCCGGCCTTCAAATACCGAGCCTTATCTAAGGCTGGTTGTTGAGGCAGGAAATCAAGAAATTCTTGATGA containing:
- a CDS encoding phosphomannomutase/phosphoglucomutase; this translates as MNAFKAYDIRGIYNVDFNKEDVYKIGFFLPGLLKADRVLIGQDGRVSSNEIYNSLTEGITDSGADVYYIGYSTTPMVYFATAKHGFPASVQITASHNPKEYNGLKVSTRGAIPVGYESGLQDLENLIKNNKVERTAAKGKVHKLDVKEEYIEFLKQYLPSLDNMKVGVDCSNGMASILIKDILGQSPIYIYDEMDCTFPNHEPNPLEEVNTQSLKELVLKNNCDLGIIYDGDADRVVFVDEKGRFVSPDLVIGVIGLYYLEKEKGNVLHDIRTTKAVSEYIEKLGGTPNMWKVGHAYAKVKLKEIKGIFGGELAGHYYFRDFYNCDSGILASLLVLNVVSKLKKENKTFSQIIDEIKTYANSGELNFRIENKTAAMEKLKEVFTLRESPQGVYDFDGYRIEFKDWWFNVRPSNTEPYLRLVVEAGNQEILDEKLTQIKAVLKEFE